The DNA window GGCAAATAAGTATAGATGAGTTGGCAAAAGATATCAGCGGGCGTTGTTCGCTCCATGAATCGGATGTGCATGCAGCAGTTATTGCATTGGGAGATGTGATGCAGACTTACCTGATGAAAGGAAATACGGTTCATCTGAAAAATATCGGTATGTTTTCCATATCAGCAGGTAGCGAAGGTTTTGAAACGCCCGATGAGTGTACACCATCAAAAGTAACGGCGCAGCGCGTTTGCTTCAAAGCAGACAAAGAAATGCGCAGCATATTGCCCGAGATAAAGTATC is part of the uncultured Bacteroides sp. genome and encodes:
- a CDS encoding HU family DNA-binding protein, which codes for MSLYVVRQKVDKSKEEEKVRYHGVPVSSGQISIDELAKDISGRCSLHESDVHAAVIALGDVMQTYLMKGNTVHLKNIGMFSISAGSEGFETPDECTPSKVTAQRVCFKADKEMRSILPEIKYQRTYRETTKK